TTTCTTTTTGCTACTGTATTTAGGCCCAAAGGGTATTCCTAATGCTCGTAAATAATCTATTGGAAAATATCTATCTTTAAAGCTATTCTTGTAGAATATACTTTCCCTGTTTGCCTTAACCTGAAATAAGTCCATCGCCTCATCCAGGGAATAATTTTCTGCCAGAGCAGCCAGGACAATGCTCCCGCCTGAGTTAGCAATGACCAGATCATACTTCTTAAGAATCTCGTGACCTGAGAGATTTCCATAGCGGTCTTTCAACGTAAGTAATTGGATAAGGGCCCAACTTCCACCGCCGTCAAGAGAAAGGATTTTATACATATTAAAGCGTTAAATTTTTCTATGGTCTTAATTTTTAAACTTCTTAAAAGTATAAACTTGTTGAGGATCAATGGTTAAAATTGACAGTTATATTTTAACAAAGTTGTTAACATTTGATGGGAAATTGGATAATCTACTTTGCTAAAATCAGTTATCAATCGGCATTAAATTAACTATTGACGGGGAATTTGAGATAAAAAATAGAAAATAATTGATCGGTTGAGAATAATGCTTTTGTAAAAATTATTGCGTTAGAATATATAAAGAATCTATTTTCTCCATTTCCGTCGATTCCTAAAAAGGCTCTACAGCAATTCCAGGAGCTAACTGCTCAAAAGGAATACTTCGTTTGGCATACGGTAATGTGATTTCTTTATAAATAAATGAATAGTAAAAACCAATGTTGGCCGCATCTGCCTGGCTACTTTTATAGTAAACTTTATCGTTTATGGTCAAGGATATAACCCCCAAAAGAAATCGTGCAGCCGTTAAGTTACAACGAATATAAGTTTCCTTAGGATTCTGAAGAGCAGTACCTTTCGCATTTACTCAATACCTATCAAAAAATAGCTCTAAAATTTTAAAAACTCACCCACTCCCCTAACCCTCCAAATCCAACATCAATTACCTATTTATCAAAAAACAACCCTCCCCCCACATTACAAAAAAATTAACCTTTAAATCCCCATAAATCCCACCTTCCTAAAGTACTTTTGCCGCCTTAAAATAATTATCCAGAATCTCATACGGGAGATAGCAACCTGCAGTAACGAGCAAGGTGCTACAATAGATACGCCAATTACCTGGAAACCTTGTTAACCACAGTGCTTTGTAATTTTTGCTATTTCCATTTTTGAGCATATAAAAAGCAATGGCACAAACGCAGCAGCAAACCCCAAAATTCTCGGCACTACTCCCCCTATTCGTTTTTGTGGGCATCTTCCTGGGCGTGGGCATCTATCAAAACGACTTTTACGCGCTTCCTGCACCCATCGCGGTTATCGCGGGGATCGTGGTCGCGTTTATACAATTCAGGCAGCCCATAAATACTAAGATAGACACGCTTTTAAAAGGCTGTGGGGATGATAAAATCCTGACCATGTGCCTTATTTATCTGCTTGCGGGTGCTTTTGCCGCGATTACAAACGCGACCGGCAGCGTAGATGCGATCGTAAATATGGGGCTGGATTATATTGCGTTGCAATATATTTATGTGGGTATTTTTGTGATTGCGGGATTCCTATCGGTTTCCACGGGGACGTCTGTGGGTGCGATCGTTGCCCTGGCGCCCATTGTGGTGAGTTTTGCGGCAAACAGCAGTGCAGAGTTGGCTATACTTTGCGGGGCGCTTTTGGGCGGTAGTATGTTTGGGGATAACTTATCGGTAATCTCCGATACGACCATTGCGGCGACCCAGTCGCTGGGGACTAAAATGAGTGATAAATTTCGGCAAAACATTAAAATCGCCATTCCCGCTGCGCTGGGTACGATCGCTATTTTGGTTTTTCAGGGAGTTGATCTTAACGCGACCACTGCCATGAATTACGAGTATGACGTACTTAAAATTATACCCTATGTTCTGGTGATCGTTCTTTCTATAATTGGTCTCAATGTGTTTATCACGCTTTTTCTGGGCGTGCTTGCCGCAGCGCTCTTGGGAATTGTTTATGGGGATTTTACGCTGCTGGAATCTACCAAGATTGCCTACGAGGGCTTTACCAATATGACCGAAATTTTTCTACTTTCCCTGCTAACCGGCGGACTCGCAGCGCTGGTAGCCAGTAATGGTGGGATTGAATTTATACTCGTAAACATCAAGAAACTGATCAAAAATAAGAAAACGGCAGAGCTGGGCGTTGCCAGCCTGGTAAGCAGCATCAACATGGCGATCGCAAACAACACGGTTTCCATTATTATTGCCGGGCCTATTGCCAAAACCATCAATGACGAGTATAGCCTGGACAATAAGAAAACGGCTTCTATTTTAGATGTTTTTGCCTGTATCACTCAGGGATTGTTGCCGTATGGCGCGCAGGTGCTGATGATCTTAAGTTTCTCAAACGGAACGATAGATTACGTGGACCTGGTTTCCAATACCTGGTATTTACTCTTATTATTGATCTATACGATACTCTTTATCCTATTGAATCCCATGCGTAAAGCGAAAGCGTAACGGATTTAATTATGGAAACCTTTTTATATGCTGATTTTAATTGAAATATGTTTCTAATCTAGAGGTTCTTTTCGTTCAACATTTATATGCTAAAAGTTGTCCAACCAGTTTCCGCAGAAAAAAAAGTCAAAACACTAATAATACATTCTAAAATCCAACAGTTTACAGGCCGTAAAGTGTTTCTGATGCAACTCCTCTACCACATTAAAGAGATCATCATCTTCATTAAACAGGTTAAAGAAGACCTTATCCAGGTTGGAACTGCTCAAACCGTCATAGGCATATCCATAACCAGAAACAGCCTTTGCATTGGTAATATCGAGGAAATACTGCGCTTCTTCTTCATCCAGATCCAGCACTTTGGCATTGGAAAAGTGAACGATTTTCCCTCTCAACTTTCCTTCAAACAGCTCGGCAATTTCCTGAAAACTGTAGTAGTAGTCATTTAAACAAATACTGTTGGCTTCCCCGGTCATTACAAGGTAAATAATCTCGTATTCCTTAAAATAATGATCGTCCATGATCAGGGTATTTAAGCTCGCTTCCATGCCCTCAATGGTATCGCAGGTTTGATAAATGCTCGCCACACCGTACTGAAGCGCCAGTGCTTCCAGGCTTTTTTGAACTTCGGTAATTTGGATTGTATCTACATCAGCAACCCCTTCCAGGCAATAAATGAATTTATCAGGATCTAAATCGTGTTTTTGGGGTACTTGCGTTCTTTTTTCTAGCACTTTTAAAATTTTTATTGGCACCGCCAAAGGGTATAATTCCCCGAGGCTTGTCTCGAAATTGAAAACTTGTTCCTAACAAAGGTCTCGAGGTCTTGCCCCGAGGTTGTTTAATGGAATACCCGCAAAGTTAAAATTTTGCGGTATTCTTTTTAAGCAACACTAGGATTAGCTGCCTAATTTAAAATACTTTTTGGCTGCCGTGAGTCTTCGGGAACCGAATGCTTTCTAAATCAAAACAGGTAACCTACTAAAAGCGAATAGAATAAAATCAAGCCCTTCAAATTGTGAATATCTATCCAGATTTTTTGGGATTTCCGCGCTGCCTATCCCCTATTTTTGAATTCCTAAAATCAAAAATTATGAGCGCAACCTGGTATGAATGTAAGGTAAAATATAGAAAACTGGATGAAGCGTCTGGTACTCAAAAGGTAAAAACCGAACCCTTTCTGGTGGATGCGATTTCCTATACGGAAGCAGAAAGCAGGATCACCGAAGAAATGACCGCATACCTTAAAGAGGGCGAGGAAATCTATATTACCAATATCAAAATAGCCAACTATGCCGAAATTCACCCATTTGAAAATGCTGATAGGTGGTTTAAGGCCAAAGTTGCGCTGATCGCCCTTGATGAAAACAGCGGAAAAGAACGCAAAACCAACATCTACCTGCTCGTACAGGCCAATGATGTGAAAGAAGCTTACGAAAACACGGAAACCATGATGAAGGACACTATGGGAGAATACAGCATACCGGCCATTTCAGAATCGCCCATTATGGATGTTTTCCCTTATTTCTCTGGCGACGAAGATGAATCTGAAAAACTCGAGGAATTCCTAAAAATCAAAGAATCGGTTCCCAGCTACGCTACAGATAATGAAGCTTTGGCGATGGAAGATTCCCTTACCGTTGATGCGGAATAATTTTCTTCCGAATAGATAACTGCAAAGCGGGTTTAAAACGCTAATTCCGGTTTAACTCTATTGGAAAAAAAGCTTAAAAAACCGCTTAAAATCGGTAGAAAAGCATCAAAAACCGACTGTTTTAGTCGGTTTTTTGGTTGTTTTCACGGTTTTTATATTCCGTCTAAAAAATACATTGAAAAATAAGTTAAACCATTCATTTATTGGGATTTAATCAATTCTCTAGTTGCGGGTGCGCTGCTGAAACACGTTCAGCATGACGAGAAACGCCTTTTTCGATAAACTGCGCGCTATCAATTCCGCATTCTTTTAGTTTCCCAAAAAACGTCAAGATGGCGATTTTACGCCCTGAAAATTGGTCAAAAAAACCACTAAAATTGTCTAAAAACGGACTGTTTTAGTCGGTTTTTGATGCGTAAAACGAGGTTCCTATAAGTGAAATATAGATAGTACCTTTACATCTGATATTTATACCGGCGATAAGCCGTCACTTCAATACAACTTATGCCCTTTAAAAAATTACACCCGCAGTTACAGGAACTACTTGCCGAACAGGAAATAGACACGCCCACCCCGTTGCAGCGCAAGGCGATCCCGGTCATTAAAAGCGGCGCCAATGTGTACTGCACGGCACCGGCGGCAAGTGGAAAAACCACTACCATGCTGCTTACCACGCTGCACGAACTCAATTGCGAGGCGGTGGGCGAAGCACCCAGGGCCATTGTACTGGTAGAGAACAAAGAAAAAGCGCTTGAGCTGTACGACACATTTTTACGCTATACCCGGCACACATCGCTACGCGTGTATGTGGGCTATGAACGTTTGCATGTGGATATCCAGAAATCTGAGATTTTTATGGGTATTGATATTTTGATTTCCACCCCAAAAGCGCTGAACAAACTTTTATTGGCAAACGGAATGGCTGTTTCCGAAGTAAAAATTTTTAGTGTGGACGATGCGGAATTCCTAACCAAACGCGACGTTTTTGCCGCCATGCTGTCGATTACCCAGCGCATCAAAAAAAGCCAGTATGTCCTTTACACCGAAGAAATGCACCCCATGCTGAAGCGTTTCAAAACCCATTTTATGGAATTTTCAAAAACGGTAAAGGTTTAGGCGTATTTAAAGAATAGCCTAGTTCGTATCAAACGAATAATAAACTTGAGCAGGACGAAAAAAATTTTAGGTCAGATTTTATGATGATACCCAAACTGCATTACCGGTCGCAGGGAAATTCCCCGGCAGAACATCTGGAAAACATTCAGAAGGCCTGTACTTCGGGTATTGAACTCGTTCGCCTGGACCTGCCGGAACGTTCCGAAAAGAAAGTTCTTAAAATCGCCCGGAAAGCACGGGAAATCACCGCGCATTTTCAGACCCGTTTACTTATTGATACGCATTACAAAGTAGCCAAAGAGATAAAGGCCGATGGCGTGCACCTTTCCTCAAAGTCGGTCTCCCCTGCCCTGGTTCGTAAACATTTATATCCCTGGCAAATGCTGGGCGCCACCGCACATACGCTTGAAGAATGCGAACTTCTGCTTGCGGAAGAAGTGGATTATATCAGTTTAGGTCCGTACCGGAATTCAGCAACCCAAAAAAGCGATCTCACGGAACTGGGAATTGCCGGCTATACACTTATAACGGAAGCCCTGAATACCGAAACGCCCCTACTTGCTTTTGGTGGCATTACTACAGAAGATGTAAAAGAACTTCTCGCGGCCGGTGTTTCCGGGATTGTGGTGGGTGATGCCATTACAAAAGACTTTAATTCCATACGCACCTTTAATCAACTCCTAAACGCTTCGGTCACCGAAGAGCAGCGCCATAGTTTTGAGTAGAAAGATCAAACAAACTTTCCGCAGGGGTTACCATTAAGGAAACATTTCAGTGCGATGAAAAAGAATCCTTCCATAATATTATCGAGCATTTTATCTGATTGAACCGCAACATAGCGATATCAAGTCGCTAAGCACGGGCAATTCCTATAATCTGAAATACTTTAATAATATACTGACCTTAAGTTAGTTAATGTAAGTCTTAAAGCATATTTCTTTCTACACAGTTAAGTGTTTCTTAAAAATGAATGAACATTCATTTTTATTGTATCTTTGTCCTTCAGAATTACTTGATGGCAGCACTTCAAAAAAGCATTGACAAACGTAACGCACTTATTCAGGCGACCATTGCATTGGTTAATAATAATGGTTTTCATGCAACACCCATGAGTAAAATCGCTAAAATGGCAAGTGTCTCCCCGGCTACCATTTACTTATATTTTGAAAACAAACAGGATCTTGTAAACCAGACCTATATTGAAGTAAAAGAAATATTTACACAATATGCGTTTGCGACCTATCATGCCGATATGCCGGTGGAAGAAGGATTTAAATTGATATGGAAATGCATTTCAGACTTTACACTTAATGATTGTAAACATGCGCTTTTTTTAGCGCAATGCGATAATACGCCTATAATTGATGAGGCGAGCAGAGATAAAGGCATAAAGCATTTACAACCCCTACTCGACTTATGGGATCGTGGTAAGCAGGAAGGAATTATAAAGCCGGTCTCTAATTATTTACTCTATGCCTATGCGATCAATCCCTTATCATTTTTGATGATTTCACAAAAGCGCGGCTCCTGCGTTATGCATAAAGCGCATCTGGAAGAAGCCTATGATGCGGCCTGGAGCAGTATTAAATGCAATAAATAAGAACAAATAAATATCAAAATTGAATATATGGAATTATTAGATAAATTAAACTGGAGATATGCGGCAAAGGCCATGAATGGCGAGACCGTATCAGAAGATAAAGTGGAGCGCATCCTTGAAGCGGCGCGCCTCGCCCCTACTTCAAGCGGACTCCAGCCTTTTGAGATTTTCGTGATCAAAAATCAGGAGATCAAAGAGAAAATCAAACCTGTGGCCTGGAACCAGTCCGTAATAACAGATTGTTCCCACCTGCTTGTTTTTGCGGCCTGGGATACGTATACCGCAGAGCGTATCAACTATATGTTTGACCTTACAAATGAAATACGTGGCTTTAAAAACGAGGGCTGGGAAAATTACCGCCAGCAGTTGCTTAGTTCCTATCCACAAAAAGATGAGGAAGTAAACTTCAATCATGCTGCCAAGCAGGCCTATATCGCGTTTTCACAAGCTATCACGGCAGCCGCGTATGAAGAAGTGGATGCCACGCCCATAGAAGGTTTTGATCCTGAAGCGGTAGATAAGATACTGGGGCTTCGTGAAAAAGGACTGCGCAGCGCGGTCTTGTTGCCTTTGGGGTACAGAAAAGAAGAGAATGACTGGTTGGCAAAACTGGTCAAGGTCAGAAAACCTATGGAAGAATTAGTGACCGTAATCAACTAACTAAAAAATTTAGTTGCCGTTGCTATTAAACAACAATGGCTTAAATAATAGTAAATAGCTCAAAAAGCCTAAGAAAGAGCCTTTTTTACTTGATAATGGATCATAAATACCTATAAATGAGCATTATAATCCAATAAGTACAAACTTAAATTGACGAACATGAAAATATTATTTGTATTAACATCGCATGACCAACTGGGAGATACCGGTAAAAAAACCGGATTCTGGATTGAAGAATTCGCCGCTCCCTATTACACTTTGCTTGATAAAGGCGCTGAAATTACCGTGGCCACCCCTCAAGGCGGTGCGGCCCCTGTTGACCCCATGAGCGATTCTGAAGATAACAGTACAGAAGATACCAAGCGGTACAAAAAAGATGAGGAAGCGCAACAAAAGATAAAGCATACATTAGTGCTGGGTGATCTTATCGCAGACGATTATGACGCTGTATTTTATCCTGGTGGGCACGGACCTCTATGGGATCTGGCCAATGACAAGAAATCCATTGCCTTGATAGAAAAATTCAATAAACAGGAAAAACCTATCGCTTTTGTTTGCCACGCTCCCGCTGCGTTAAAAAATGTGAAGACCGAAAATGGCGGACCACTTGTTAACGGTAAAAAAGTTACCGGTTTTACAAATTCTGAAGAAGAAGCGGTAGGCCTTACGGATATTGTTCCGTTTTTAGTAGAAGATATGCTCAAATCAAACGGTGGCGATTATTCGAAGACCGAAGATTGGGGCGTACATGTTGTTGAAGATGGCAATCTGATCACCGGTCAGAACCCAGCGTCTTCAAAACAAGTCGCAGAAAAATTGCTTGAAGCCCTAAAATAATAAGGAACGTTTTATTTATTGGTTAGCGCTTATCGGCAATTTGCCGGTAAGCGCTTTTTTGTATTTAATACATTATTCTATATTTAAAACTTATTCAAGGAGAATATTATAATTTGAATCCCATGTTTTATTTGCACGTCTAGAAACCAGTGTTAAATGC
This portion of the Flavimarina sp. Hel_I_48 genome encodes:
- a CDS encoding Na+/H+ antiporter NhaC family protein; its protein translation is MAQTQQQTPKFSALLPLFVFVGIFLGVGIYQNDFYALPAPIAVIAGIVVAFIQFRQPINTKIDTLLKGCGDDKILTMCLIYLLAGAFAAITNATGSVDAIVNMGLDYIALQYIYVGIFVIAGFLSVSTGTSVGAIVALAPIVVSFAANSSAELAILCGALLGGSMFGDNLSVISDTTIAATQSLGTKMSDKFRQNIKIAIPAALGTIAILVFQGVDLNATTAMNYEYDVLKIIPYVLVIVLSIIGLNVFITLFLGVLAAALLGIVYGDFTLLESTKIAYEGFTNMTEIFLLSLLTGGLAALVASNGGIEFILVNIKKLIKNKKTAELGVASLVSSINMAIANNTVSIIIAGPIAKTINDEYSLDNKKTASILDVFACITQGLLPYGAQVLMILSFSNGTIDYVDLVSNTWYLLLLLIYTILFILLNPMRKAKA
- a CDS encoding DUF6642 family protein; amino-acid sequence: MLEKRTQVPQKHDLDPDKFIYCLEGVADVDTIQITEVQKSLEALALQYGVASIYQTCDTIEGMEASLNTLIMDDHYFKEYEIIYLVMTGEANSICLNDYYYSFQEIAELFEGKLRGKIVHFSNAKVLDLDEEEAQYFLDITNAKAVSGYGYAYDGLSSSNLDKVFFNLFNEDDDLFNVVEELHQKHFTACKLLDFRMYY
- a CDS encoding DUF4494 domain-containing protein; this encodes MSATWYECKVKYRKLDEASGTQKVKTEPFLVDAISYTEAESRITEEMTAYLKEGEEIYITNIKIANYAEIHPFENADRWFKAKVALIALDENSGKERKTNIYLLVQANDVKEAYENTETMMKDTMGEYSIPAISESPIMDVFPYFSGDEDESEKLEEFLKIKESVPSYATDNEALAMEDSLTVDAE
- a CDS encoding DEAD/DEAH box helicase; the protein is MPFKKLHPQLQELLAEQEIDTPTPLQRKAIPVIKSGANVYCTAPAASGKTTTMLLTTLHELNCEAVGEAPRAIVLVENKEKALELYDTFLRYTRHTSLRVYVGYERLHVDIQKSEIFMGIDILISTPKALNKLLLANGMAVSEVKIFSVDDAEFLTKRDVFAAMLSITQRIKKSQYVLYTEEMHPMLKRFKTHFMEFSKTVKV
- a CDS encoding thiamine phosphate synthase; this translates as MMIPKLHYRSQGNSPAEHLENIQKACTSGIELVRLDLPERSEKKVLKIARKAREITAHFQTRLLIDTHYKVAKEIKADGVHLSSKSVSPALVRKHLYPWQMLGATAHTLEECELLLAEEVDYISLGPYRNSATQKSDLTELGIAGYTLITEALNTETPLLAFGGITTEDVKELLAAGVSGIVVGDAITKDFNSIRTFNQLLNASVTEEQRHSFE
- a CDS encoding TetR/AcrR family transcriptional regulator; translation: MAALQKSIDKRNALIQATIALVNNNGFHATPMSKIAKMASVSPATIYLYFENKQDLVNQTYIEVKEIFTQYAFATYHADMPVEEGFKLIWKCISDFTLNDCKHALFLAQCDNTPIIDEASRDKGIKHLQPLLDLWDRGKQEGIIKPVSNYLLYAYAINPLSFLMISQKRGSCVMHKAHLEEAYDAAWSSIKCNK
- a CDS encoding NAD(P)H-dependent oxidoreductase, which encodes MELLDKLNWRYAAKAMNGETVSEDKVERILEAARLAPTSSGLQPFEIFVIKNQEIKEKIKPVAWNQSVITDCSHLLVFAAWDTYTAERINYMFDLTNEIRGFKNEGWENYRQQLLSSYPQKDEEVNFNHAAKQAYIAFSQAITAAAYEEVDATPIEGFDPEAVDKILGLREKGLRSAVLLPLGYRKEENDWLAKLVKVRKPMEELVTVIN
- a CDS encoding type 1 glutamine amidotransferase domain-containing protein — encoded protein: MKILFVLTSHDQLGDTGKKTGFWIEEFAAPYYTLLDKGAEITVATPQGGAAPVDPMSDSEDNSTEDTKRYKKDEEAQQKIKHTLVLGDLIADDYDAVFYPGGHGPLWDLANDKKSIALIEKFNKQEKPIAFVCHAPAALKNVKTENGGPLVNGKKVTGFTNSEEEAVGLTDIVPFLVEDMLKSNGGDYSKTEDWGVHVVEDGNLITGQNPASSKQVAEKLLEALK